The following are from one region of the Prevotella sp. HUN102 genome:
- a CDS encoding lipopolysaccharide assembly protein LapB, protein MKKLMFAALMLLSTSAAFAGDSEPLKAILKAQTYTEASALVKSSLAQLADNAEKAKAYNKLFELAMKKVNAEQAAQIENETQKQMGKEPSKQVDEKGLYEAVGQAFDAGAQAIEFDNMPNAKGKVKPKFSGIVDQLYSLRPHLINGGIFYQNAKDDKNAYKYLAQYVESADYPMFAKFDKAQDQNLGEIAYFATLYAYQFKDYAMAEKYVKYALQNPDRAKEAQQVQLAILGSQLKTRQDSVDYAKKLEVIYNQDKDNDAVFQTMTATYSALGMQDKADKFVSDLLAQNPNSYAGLVMKGQFESQKKNYEAAADAFKKALPYAKDDNAKIEINGSIGQCLFYRAQDRVNAVKGTLSAAAREQFNVVYKEAIVYLEAAKKLDILKEKKAFWAYPLYNAYYFVKGPDAPETMAAGADAGAN, encoded by the coding sequence ATGAAAAAGTTAATGTTCGCAGCATTGATGCTACTAAGTACATCGGCTGCATTTGCTGGCGACAGCGAACCATTGAAGGCTATCTTGAAGGCGCAGACCTACACAGAGGCTTCAGCATTGGTAAAGTCAAGTTTGGCACAGCTTGCCGACAATGCCGAAAAGGCAAAGGCCTACAACAAGCTCTTTGAACTGGCAATGAAGAAGGTAAATGCCGAGCAGGCTGCCCAGATTGAGAACGAAACCCAGAAGCAGATGGGCAAGGAACCATCAAAGCAGGTTGATGAAAAGGGACTCTATGAGGCGGTAGGTCAGGCTTTCGACGCAGGTGCTCAGGCGATTGAGTTTGACAATATGCCAAACGCCAAGGGAAAGGTAAAGCCTAAGTTCTCTGGCATTGTAGACCAGTTGTACTCTCTCCGTCCTCATCTTATCAACGGAGGTATCTTCTATCAGAATGCCAAGGACGACAAGAATGCCTACAAGTATCTGGCACAGTACGTTGAATCAGCAGACTATCCTATGTTTGCCAAGTTTGACAAGGCACAGGACCAGAATTTGGGCGAGATTGCATACTTCGCTACGCTGTATGCCTATCAGTTCAAGGATTACGCTATGGCAGAGAAGTATGTGAAGTACGCTTTGCAGAACCCTGACCGTGCCAAGGAAGCTCAGCAGGTGCAGTTGGCTATTCTTGGTTCTCAGCTGAAGACCCGTCAGGATTCCGTTGATTATGCAAAGAAGCTCGAAGTAATCTACAATCAGGACAAGGACAACGACGCTGTTTTCCAGACTATGACAGCTACTTACAGTGCGCTGGGTATGCAGGACAAGGCCGACAAGTTCGTCAGCGATCTCCTTGCACAGAATCCTAACAGCTACGCCGGACTCGTGATGAAGGGTCAGTTCGAGAGCCAGAAGAAGAATTACGAAGCTGCGGCCGACGCTTTCAAGAAGGCACTTCCTTACGCCAAGGACGACAATGCGAAAATCGAAATCAACGGCTCTATCGGTCAGTGCCTCTTCTACCGCGCACAGGACCGCGTAAACGCTGTGAAGGGTACGCTCTCAGCAGCGGCACGCGAGCAGTTCAATGTAGTTTACAAGGAAGCGATTGTCTACCTTGAGGCAGCCAAGAAGCTCGACATCCTGAAGGAGAAGAAGGCTTTCTGGGCTTATCCTCTCTACAATGCCTACTACTTTGTAAAGGGTCCTGATGCCCCTGAAACAATGGCAGCAGGTGCAGACGCAGGTGCAAACTAA
- a CDS encoding DNA adenine methylase produces the protein MKKSNISLKLIELRKAKKLSLNSVCKETGISIDVLKDIESSKVTPSWEQVRELATIYDFSDEYLICLLISDAAVKIDMNDIDTSCLVAESPTQYGQLSLFGYEESSLYKPFGLESRRYIGNKTKLTDWIMYVIHTEAPDAKTFCDIFAGTGSVANQALNTYSKVIINDFLISNNTIYKGFFGKGEWDKQKLFDILDYYNSIDPDSISDNWFSTNYGDKYFAMKVAKLIGFIRQDIEDKKSELTEKEYSILLASLIYSIDRLANTVGHFDAYIKKKINYQPLKMRLIQAKSCSNIEIHKEDANQLARTVSADVVYMDPPYNSRQYCRFYHVYETLIKWDEPELFGVALKPAPENMSAYCTSKAYSYFEDMVMSLDAKYLVVSYNNTYNSKSNSSENKIRLSQIKYLLDCCGTTTVYEHKHQAFNAGKTEFEDHKEFLFVTKVDNEKRSKSFSSLLRWR, from the coding sequence ATGAAGAAATCAAACATAAGTCTCAAACTCATAGAATTAAGAAAGGCTAAAAAACTTTCATTAAATTCCGTATGTAAAGAGACTGGAATATCTATAGATGTACTTAAAGATATTGAGTCAAGTAAAGTCACTCCTTCGTGGGAACAAGTAAGAGAACTTGCCACCATATACGATTTTAGCGACGAATATCTGATATGTCTGCTGATTAGTGATGCAGCTGTCAAAATAGACATGAATGATATAGACACATCATGTTTAGTGGCAGAATCGCCTACTCAATATGGTCAACTTAGCCTGTTCGGCTATGAGGAATCATCGTTATACAAGCCATTTGGCTTAGAAAGCCGTAGATACATAGGCAACAAAACGAAGCTAACCGACTGGATAATGTACGTTATCCATACAGAAGCTCCAGATGCTAAGACTTTTTGCGACATCTTTGCCGGAACTGGTTCTGTTGCAAACCAAGCATTGAACACGTATAGCAAGGTCATCATAAACGATTTTCTTATTTCGAACAACACCATTTATAAAGGTTTTTTCGGGAAAGGAGAATGGGATAAGCAGAAGTTGTTTGACATTCTGGATTACTATAATTCAATTGATCCCGATTCGATAAGCGACAACTGGTTTTCCACAAACTATGGTGATAAATACTTTGCCATGAAAGTTGCCAAACTTATTGGTTTTATCAGACAGGATATTGAGGATAAGAAAAGTGAACTTACCGAGAAAGAATATAGCATCTTATTGGCATCTCTAATTTATAGCATTGACAGACTTGCAAACACCGTGGGACATTTCGATGCTTATATTAAGAAGAAGATTAACTATCAGCCCTTAAAGATGAGACTGATACAAGCAAAAAGTTGCTCAAACATAGAGATACATAAAGAGGATGCGAACCAATTAGCAAGGACTGTTTCGGCTGATGTTGTATATATGGACCCACCATATAACTCACGTCAGTATTGCAGATTCTACCATGTTTACGAAACTTTGATTAAGTGGGATGAACCAGAACTTTTTGGAGTAGCACTAAAGCCTGCTCCCGAAAACATGAGTGCATATTGTACGTCTAAAGCATATAGCTATTTCGAAGATATGGTTATGTCTTTAGATGCGAAATATTTGGTGGTCTCGTATAACAACACATATAACTCAAAAAGCAATTCCTCTGAGAATAAAATTCGACTAAGCCAAATCAAATACTTGCTTGATTGTTGCGGAACAACAACCGTATATGAACATAAGCACCAAGCATTCAATGCTGGCAAGACAGAGTTTGAAGACCATAAGGAATTTTTGTTCGTTACAAAAGTGGACAATGAAAAAAGAAGTAAATCGTTCTCCTCTCTTCTACGTTGGAGATAA
- the gyrA gene encoding DNA gyrase subunit A, producing MDENQTIDQDRILKINIEEEMKSSYIDYSMSVIVARALPDVRDGFKPVHRRILFGMRGIGNFSNQPYKKCARVVGEVLGKYHPHGDSSVYGALVRMGQEWNMRYKLVDGQGNFGSVDGDSPAAMRYTECRLAKMGEHVMDDIEKDTVNMVNNFDDTLKEPAVMPTKIPNLLVNGGNGIAVGMATNMPTHNLGEVLDGCCAYIDNPEITVEELMQYIPAPDFPTGAYIYGLQGVKDAYETGRGRVVMRAKAEIESDDQHDKIVVTEIPYGVNKQQLIEYIADLVKEGRLDGISNVNDETGRQGMRIVVDLKRDTNANIILNKLFKMTALQSSFSVNCIALVNGRPRLLSLQECIKYFVEHRHDVTIRRTKFDLKKAQERAHILEGLLIACDNIDEVVHIIRASKTPAEAQTNLEKRFELDELQSKAIVDMRLSQLTGLRMDQLHAEYDELMQTIKDLQEVLDNPERCKEVMKAELLEVKEKYGDERRTEIIPDEHEFNAEDFYPNDPVVITISHLGYIKRTPLADFKEQARGGVGSKGAKTRDKDFTEFIYPATMHQTMLFFTRKGRCFWMKCYDIPEGDKTSKGRAIQNMLALDADDSVNAFLRIRGLDDEEFIDSHYVVFVTKKGIVKKTSLRAYSRPRTNGVIAINITEGDEVVDVRLTNGSNELIIADRNGRACRFHEDKIRTMGRVSTGVRGMRLDDDGADEVVGMIVVNDPEKETVMVVSEEGYGKRSMVEDYRLTNRGGKGVKTLNITEKTGRLVAIKNVTDDNDLMIINQSGIVIRLAVSECRVMGRATQGVRLINLAKKNDVIASVCKVMSAELEEQVEEEGRAQWTKSNENFQNGLSNNTENVADEEKESDDETPETITPSVDFE from the coding sequence ATGGACGAAAATCAGACTATTGATCAAGACCGTATCTTGAAAATCAACATTGAGGAAGAGATGAAAAGCTCTTACATCGACTATTCCATGTCGGTGATTGTGGCTCGTGCGCTTCCCGATGTTCGCGACGGTTTCAAGCCGGTGCACCGCCGCATCCTTTTCGGTATGCGTGGTATCGGCAACTTCAGCAACCAACCCTATAAGAAATGCGCGCGCGTTGTGGGTGAAGTGCTCGGTAAGTACCATCCTCACGGCGACTCTTCTGTCTACGGCGCACTGGTGCGTATGGGACAGGAGTGGAATATGCGCTACAAGCTCGTGGACGGACAAGGTAACTTCGGTTCGGTGGACGGCGACTCGCCGGCTGCGATGCGTTACACAGAGTGCCGTCTGGCAAAGATGGGCGAGCACGTGATGGACGACATCGAGAAGGATACCGTGAATATGGTAAACAACTTCGACGACACATTGAAAGAGCCGGCGGTGATGCCGACAAAGATTCCCAACCTGCTTGTAAACGGTGGCAACGGTATCGCCGTAGGTATGGCAACGAATATGCCTACCCACAATCTGGGCGAGGTGCTCGACGGCTGCTGCGCATACATCGACAATCCGGAAATCACGGTTGAGGAACTGATGCAGTATATCCCTGCTCCAGACTTCCCTACGGGTGCTTACATCTACGGATTGCAGGGCGTGAAGGACGCTTACGAAACGGGTAGGGGACGCGTGGTAATGCGTGCCAAGGCCGAAATTGAAAGCGACGACCAGCACGACAAGATTGTCGTAACCGAGATACCTTACGGCGTAAATAAGCAGCAGTTGATTGAATACATTGCCGACTTGGTAAAGGAAGGCCGATTGGACGGCATCTCAAACGTGAACGACGAGACCGGCCGACAGGGTATGCGCATCGTGGTAGACCTGAAACGCGACACCAACGCCAACATCATACTGAACAAGCTCTTCAAGATGACGGCTTTGCAAAGCTCGTTCTCCGTGAACTGCATTGCGCTCGTAAACGGAAGGCCACGCTTGCTGAGCCTTCAGGAGTGCATCAAGTATTTCGTTGAGCATCGCCACGACGTAACCATCCGTCGCACAAAGTTCGACTTGAAGAAGGCACAGGAGCGCGCCCACATTCTCGAAGGCTTGCTGATAGCCTGCGACAACATTGACGAGGTGGTGCATATCATCCGTGCAAGCAAGACCCCTGCCGAAGCGCAGACCAATCTGGAGAAGCGTTTCGAGCTGGATGAATTGCAGTCCAAGGCCATCGTGGATATGCGTCTGTCGCAATTAACGGGTCTCCGTATGGACCAGTTGCACGCCGAATACGACGAGCTGATGCAGACCATCAAGGATTTGCAGGAAGTGCTCGACAATCCGGAGCGTTGCAAGGAAGTGATGAAGGCAGAACTGCTCGAGGTTAAGGAAAAGTACGGCGATGAGCGTCGCACGGAAATCATTCCCGACGAACACGAGTTCAACGCTGAAGACTTCTATCCAAACGACCCGGTAGTGATTACCATCAGCCATCTGGGCTACATCAAGCGCACGCCGCTTGCCGATTTCAAGGAACAGGCTCGCGGAGGCGTAGGCTCAAAGGGTGCAAAGACCCGCGACAAGGACTTTACGGAGTTCATCTATCCCGCAACGATGCACCAGACTATGCTCTTCTTCACTCGGAAGGGACGCTGCTTCTGGATGAAGTGTTACGATATTCCAGAAGGCGACAAGACCTCCAAGGGACGTGCTATTCAGAATATGCTGGCACTCGATGCAGACGACAGCGTGAATGCTTTCCTCCGAATCCGAGGCTTGGACGATGAAGAGTTCATTGACAGCCACTACGTGGTATTCGTTACGAAGAAGGGTATCGTGAAGAAGACCTCGCTGCGTGCCTACTCCCGTCCACGAACAAATGGCGTGATAGCCATCAATATTACCGAGGGCGACGAGGTGGTGGACGTGCGTCTGACCAACGGCAGCAACGAACTCATCATTGCCGACAGAAACGGACGCGCCTGCCGCTTCCACGAAGACAAGATTCGCACGATGGGACGTGTTTCAACCGGTGTCCGTGGTATGCGTCTCGACGACGACGGCGCAGACGAGGTTGTGGGAATGATTGTTGTAAACGATCCGGAGAAGGAAACTGTGATGGTGGTTTCGGAAGAAGGCTACGGCAAACGCTCTATGGTGGAGGACTATCGCCTTACCAACCGTGGCGGAAAGGGTGTGAAGACCCTGAACATAACCGAAAAGACTGGCAGGCTCGTGGCCATCAAGAACGTAACCGACGACAACGACCTGATGATTATCAACCAGAGCGGCATCGTCATCCGTCTCGCAGTATCGGAATGCCGCGTGATGGGACGTGCCACACAGGGCGTGCGCCTTATCAACCTCGCAAAGAAGAACGATGTTATCGCTTCCGTTTGCAAGGTAATGAGTGCCGAACTCGAAGAGCAGGTTGAGGAAGAAGGCCGTGCGCAATGGACAAAATCTAATGAAAACTTCCAGAACGGGCTTTCAAACAACACAGAGAACGTCGCAGACGAGGAAAAGGAGTCGGACGACGAGACTCCCGAGACCATAACTCCATCGGTGGATTTTGAATAA
- a CDS encoding carboxypeptidase regulatory-like domain-containing protein, with protein MRTLIILLLALLPSCLHAQTYEGRVVDSKKKGIDAASVVVYDGAGKTVAYTYTSTDGKFSIDDAEKRGAQIVFTCLGYAKKSLPLSDFSSSRTVVLEKTSIVLQEVKVRPDKIKERGDTLVYDVSMFKQGQDRSIADVIKKMPGLQVAENGQISYEGKAISKFYIEGMDLMGGKYAQASENLKADKVKNVEVIENHQEVKSLRGVDFSDQAALNIVLKDDAKNTWTGVVESGVGVQDAHGADKILYDGKLMGMLFGRKMQNLSMYKCNNSGKEIAVEVRDLASLTREFSRPRGLVGVIGMDVPDIGQEQTYFNTSHLIATNQLFKTKRGNDLRIQADYLWNRERADQYSETSYTDIDAEKTIEENSVSTTQNRFNGEISYKVNTDKLYLTNNLYGSLDFNHSVGTTLLNGREITQSVRPRKMYATEEFNLIKTNSSGGKWGLSSATTYAYLPERLLTVLDGTERHNIYTFQHKDNVSYRKRLKRFSLNAQTGFSALLQRMQILGLRADTTEKYQQYDFYLTPSVSYERSSLKLSLSAKFNTALRYYDGESRARVSLQPSVFAQYALNKFFQLKLNYNYSESSRSLLTVFRTPVFTSYRTQRSYGGQITDAGYHLLNLSLSFKQPIKQLFAGISTLWMHRHNEMVFQNHLLNNVYLSTPTAHRSNANTYECSLFASHSLYWGRTTIGAEVSFGRSDYTLLHKDELEDWHLNTVDASLKMASQPFRGFSFELSSALHVSKQMPAGPSEWQSTRISYYKHRISATFFPWAKWEIGVKSSIYHSPMKTMSSNFLLGAYASYRTKSVEYQLSCRNLLNNTHYNQYFIESNINSFVSYTLRPREFMAKIIFDL; from the coding sequence ATGCGCACACTTATCATTCTTCTGCTCGCCCTGTTGCCCTCTTGTCTGCACGCCCAGACCTACGAGGGAAGGGTGGTCGATTCCAAAAAGAAAGGAATAGATGCAGCCAGTGTCGTTGTCTACGACGGCGCAGGCAAGACCGTTGCCTACACCTATACCTCCACGGATGGAAAATTCTCCATCGACGACGCAGAGAAGCGTGGCGCACAGATTGTGTTCACCTGTCTGGGCTATGCCAAGAAGAGCTTGCCCCTCTCGGATTTCTCCTCATCCCGAACCGTTGTGCTGGAGAAAACCTCTATCGTGTTGCAGGAAGTGAAGGTGCGTCCCGACAAAATAAAGGAGCGTGGCGATACTTTGGTCTATGATGTGTCGATGTTCAAGCAGGGACAGGACCGCAGCATTGCCGACGTGATAAAGAAAATGCCGGGACTGCAAGTGGCTGAAAACGGCCAGATAAGCTATGAGGGCAAGGCCATCAGCAAGTTCTACATCGAAGGAATGGATCTGATGGGAGGCAAATACGCACAGGCAAGCGAGAACCTGAAGGCAGACAAGGTAAAGAATGTGGAGGTAATTGAGAACCATCAGGAGGTGAAATCGCTCCGAGGCGTGGACTTCTCGGATCAGGCCGCACTCAACATCGTGCTCAAGGACGATGCTAAAAACACGTGGACGGGCGTGGTGGAGAGCGGCGTCGGCGTGCAGGACGCCCACGGCGCAGACAAAATTCTATACGACGGGAAGCTGATGGGGATGCTCTTTGGCAGAAAAATGCAGAACCTCTCGATGTACAAATGCAACAATTCGGGCAAGGAAATTGCCGTGGAAGTGAGAGATCTGGCTTCCCTTACAAGGGAGTTCAGCCGCCCGAGGGGGCTGGTAGGAGTGATAGGAATGGACGTTCCGGACATCGGACAGGAGCAAACCTACTTCAACACATCGCACCTTATTGCCACCAATCAGCTCTTCAAGACCAAGAGGGGAAACGACCTGCGCATTCAGGCAGACTATCTATGGAACAGGGAGAGGGCAGACCAGTATTCGGAAACCTCATACACGGACATCGACGCCGAGAAAACGATAGAGGAAAACTCGGTTTCTACCACCCAAAACAGGTTCAACGGCGAGATAAGCTACAAGGTGAATACCGACAAACTCTATCTTACGAACAACCTCTACGGCTCGCTCGATTTCAACCATTCCGTCGGTACAACCCTTTTGAACGGCAGGGAAATCACGCAGAGTGTGCGTCCGAGAAAGATGTATGCCACGGAGGAGTTCAACCTCATCAAGACCAATTCCTCGGGTGGGAAGTGGGGGCTGTCTTCCGCCACCACCTATGCTTATCTGCCCGAACGGCTGCTTACCGTTCTGGACGGAACGGAAAGACACAACATCTACACTTTCCAACACAAGGACAACGTTTCGTACCGCAAACGTCTGAAGCGTTTCAGCCTGAATGCCCAAACGGGCTTTTCCGCACTGTTGCAGCGAATGCAGATTCTCGGTTTGAGAGCCGACACTACGGAGAAATATCAGCAGTATGATTTCTACCTGACGCCCTCCGTGAGCTACGAACGCAGCAGCCTGAAGCTCAGCCTGTCTGCCAAGTTCAACACGGCATTGCGCTATTACGACGGAGAGAGCCGCGCCAGAGTGTCGCTCCAGCCCTCCGTCTTTGCCCAGTATGCCCTGAACAAGTTCTTCCAGCTCAAGCTGAACTACAACTATTCGGAAAGCTCCCGCTCGCTGCTGACGGTTTTCCGTACGCCGGTTTTCACTTCCTATCGCACGCAGCGGAGCTACGGAGGACAGATAACCGATGCAGGCTATCATCTGCTGAACCTGTCTCTATCCTTCAAGCAGCCCATCAAGCAGCTGTTTGCCGGAATCTCTACGCTATGGATGCACCGGCACAATGAGATGGTTTTCCAGAATCATCTGCTCAACAATGTCTATCTCAGCACGCCCACGGCGCATCGCAGCAATGCCAACACCTACGAGTGCAGCCTCTTTGCCTCCCATTCCCTCTATTGGGGCAGGACCACCATCGGCGCAGAGGTTTCGTTCGGGCGGAGCGACTACACGCTTCTGCATAAAGACGAACTGGAGGACTGGCATTTGAACACCGTTGATGCCAGTCTGAAAATGGCATCGCAGCCCTTCCGTGGCTTCTCTTTCGAGTTGAGTTCCGCGCTGCACGTCAGCAAGCAGATGCCTGCGGGACCTTCCGAATGGCAGAGTACGCGCATCTCCTATTACAAGCACCGGATTTCGGCAACGTTTTTCCCGTGGGCAAAGTGGGAGATAGGTGTGAAAAGCTCCATCTATCACTCTCCTATGAAGACGATGAGCAGCAATTTCCTCTTGGGAGCGTATGCCTCTTACAGAACAAAGTCTGTTGAGTATCAGCTTTCCTGTCGGAATCTGCTGAACAACACGCATTACAATCAATACTTTATCGAGAGCAACATAAACTCCTTCGTTTCCTATACATTGCGCCCGCGCGAATTTATGGCAAAAATCATATTCGACCTGTA
- a CDS encoding GLPGLI family protein, with product MKKIKVCIIIALSVFAKLAFAQSDSLQVFRFVYELQDANYKNRTYNDLLNLDITADGKSLFYSVYRISDAEIINEGGSVEEMIAKMASTKKGALYKILTSRADGELTYITTSPDNFYYKEKLPNIDWKIADGDTMTVNGYLCKKAVANYGGRQWTVWFAEELSLPYGPWKLNGLPGLIMVAHDADNYFKFSCVGIEQTRTAPWNMSTKDYVKCTNAELQKQLRLQAADPVNYSLRQKGLPTISASDFIVVSNRNGKDSEGLPKIERTYMEKMPEDKE from the coding sequence ATGAAAAAGATAAAAGTTTGCATCATCATTGCCTTGTCCGTTTTTGCCAAGTTGGCATTTGCCCAGTCGGACAGCTTGCAGGTATTCCGCTTTGTTTATGAGCTGCAAGACGCCAATTATAAGAATCGAACCTACAACGATCTGCTGAATTTGGATATTACGGCAGACGGTAAATCACTATTTTACAGCGTTTACAGAATTTCAGACGCTGAGATAATAAATGAGGGTGGAAGTGTAGAGGAGATGATTGCGAAGATGGCATCGACTAAGAAAGGTGCTCTTTACAAGATTCTCACGAGCAGGGCAGACGGAGAACTGACTTACATCACAACGAGTCCGGATAACTTCTATTACAAGGAGAAACTGCCGAATATTGACTGGAAAATCGCAGACGGAGATACAATGACCGTGAACGGCTATCTTTGCAAGAAGGCTGTTGCCAACTACGGAGGCCGCCAGTGGACTGTATGGTTTGCTGAAGAACTTTCGCTGCCCTATGGCCCTTGGAAACTCAATGGTTTGCCGGGGCTGATTATGGTTGCCCACGATGCCGATAACTATTTCAAGTTCTCGTGTGTAGGTATCGAACAGACCCGTACTGCGCCTTGGAATATGAGCACGAAGGACTATGTGAAATGCACCAATGCGGAACTTCAGAAGCAGTTGCGCCTGCAAGCGGCAGACCCCGTGAACTACTCCTTGCGGCAAAAGGGACTTCCCACAATCAGCGCGAGCGACTTTATCGTTGTAAGCAATAGAAACGGAAAGGATTCTGAGGGGCTTCCGAAGATAGAACGAACCTATATGGAGAAGATGCCGGAAGACAAGGAATAG
- a CDS encoding lipopolysaccharide assembly protein LapB, which translates to MRKSFFFILLLVFILQPLKAQDSRKKAQELNHLAAEACNKVSHHSNRDSVAFYRAVIEGVNLSVQCDEYDRMPTRNGKVKTKFVEKNSLRMVRLYPMLIDAGLYLAKKEYTRQEGMDAFEQYLELRNSPLVMGIPDESGTAAYYLSYYHLKARSYYKADEYASTALRYDESAVEAAEIKAQCMSAQMITTEDSLRYLKVLTRLYESDPTNDTYFSWVMKFYQYPSPRFNLESFVDKQLEENYNKPIPWILKGEIAMNAKRWDEAIEAYKAADEIDPSSIPVAFNIGVCLNMKGIDARNLVAEKKHKGEFTSENEYKDIFAEARTYLERVRAKDPRRNKVDWVNPLYMIYTILEDKIKAGELEPLVSKYKD; encoded by the coding sequence ATGCGTAAATCTTTTTTCTTCATATTGCTGCTTGTTTTCATTCTCCAACCTCTCAAAGCTCAGGACAGCAGAAAGAAAGCACAGGAGCTGAACCATCTTGCCGCTGAGGCCTGCAATAAGGTCAGCCATCATTCGAATAGGGATTCCGTGGCCTTCTATCGTGCGGTGATAGAAGGAGTGAACTTGTCTGTTCAGTGCGACGAATACGACAGAATGCCTACCCGTAATGGAAAAGTAAAGACCAAATTCGTGGAGAAGAACAGTCTCCGTATGGTCAGGCTCTACCCGATGCTCATTGATGCAGGTCTGTATCTTGCCAAGAAAGAATACACGAGACAGGAAGGAATGGATGCCTTTGAGCAGTATCTCGAATTGAGAAACAGTCCGTTGGTAATGGGAATACCCGACGAGAGCGGCACGGCAGCCTATTATCTCTCCTACTATCATCTGAAAGCCAGAAGCTATTACAAGGCCGACGAATATGCAAGCACGGCACTGCGCTACGACGAGTCTGCCGTTGAGGCGGCTGAAATAAAGGCGCAATGTATGAGTGCGCAGATGATTACCACCGAGGATTCGCTGCGATACCTGAAAGTGCTCACACGACTGTACGAGTCGGACCCTACTAACGATACCTATTTCTCGTGGGTGATGAAGTTCTATCAGTATCCTTCGCCGCGCTTCAACCTTGAGAGCTTCGTAGACAAACAGCTCGAGGAGAACTACAACAAGCCCATTCCGTGGATTCTGAAAGGCGAAATCGCAATGAACGCCAAGCGTTGGGACGAGGCGATAGAGGCCTACAAGGCTGCCGATGAGATTGACCCCTCGAGCATTCCCGTGGCCTTCAACATCGGCGTGTGCCTCAATATGAAGGGCATAGACGCCAGAAACCTTGTGGCAGAGAAGAAACATAAGGGCGAGTTTACGTCCGAAAACGAGTATAAGGATATTTTTGCCGAAGCGCGCACCTATCTCGAGCGTGTCAGGGCAAAGGACCCGAGACGAAACAAAGTGGACTGGGTAAATCCCTTATATATGATTTACACCATTCTCGAAGACAAAATCAAGGCCGGCGAACTGGAACCGTTGGTGTCAAAATACAAGGATTAG
- a CDS encoding helix-turn-helix transcriptional regulator, whose translation MKLNLNRIKVVLIEHNKTGKWLSEELGVNPATVSKWCTNTTQPDLYTLKKMAELLQIDIKELIK comes from the coding sequence ATGAAGTTAAATCTAAATAGAATAAAAGTTGTGCTGATAGAACACAACAAAACAGGCAAATGGCTATCAGAAGAGTTGGGGGTAAACCCTGCTACTGTTTCTAAATGGTGTACCAACACCACTCAGCCAGACTTGTACACGTTAAAGAAAATGGCGGAGTTGTTACAAATAGATATAAAGGAGCTGATAAAATAA
- a CDS encoding GLPGLI family protein: MKKIKVCIIVALSIVAQLAFAQSDSLQVFRFVYELQDINTKTQTYNDLLNLDITADGKSQFYSVYGSAGDVTVKQGGNVDEILEEMESTKRGAAYKIFTNRASDELTFITNAPDKFYYKEKLPKIDWKIADDDTMTVNGYLCKKAVANYAGRQWTVWFAEELSLPYGPWKFGGLPGLIMAANDADNFFKFSCVGIEQTHTAPWKISTKDYVKCTNAEYQKQLRLQAADPVNYALRKLGLATVSVSDVIVVEDGNGKSSEELPTIKRTYMEKMPEDKE; the protein is encoded by the coding sequence ATGAAAAAGATAAAAGTTTGCATCATCGTGGCTCTGTCCATCGTAGCCCAGTTGGCGTTTGCCCAGTCGGACAGCTTGCAGGTATTTCGCTTTGTCTATGAACTGCAAGATATCAATACCAAGACACAAACCTACAACGATTTGCTGAATTTGGACATTACGGCTGATGGTAAATCACAGTTTTACAGCGTTTACGGAAGTGCTGGTGACGTTACGGTAAAGCAAGGTGGAAATGTGGATGAAATCCTTGAGGAGATGGAATCCACGAAGCGTGGGGCTGCTTACAAGATTTTCACGAACAGAGCAAGCGATGAACTGACCTTCATCACAAATGCTCCGGACAAATTCTATTACAAGGAGAAACTGCCAAAAATCGACTGGAAAATCGCAGACGACGACACAATGACCGTGAACGGCTATCTTTGCAAGAAGGCTGTTGCCAACTACGCAGGCCGCCAGTGGACTGTATGGTTTGCCGAAGAACTCTCCTTGCCCTATGGTCCTTGGAAATTTGGCGGGCTGCCCGGGCTGATTATGGCTGCCAACGATGCCGACAACTTTTTCAAGTTCTCGTGTGTGGGCATCGAACAGACCCATACTGCGCCTTGGAAGATAAGCACGAAAGACTATGTGAAGTGTACCAATGCGGAATATCAGAAGCAGCTGCGCCTTCAAGCGGCAGACCCCGTGAACTACGCCTTGCGGAAATTGGGACTTGCCACAGTCAGCGTAAGCGATGTTATCGTTGTGGAAGATGGAAACGGAAAGTCTTCTGAAGAACTTCCAACGATAAAACGAACCTATATGGAGAAGATGCCGGAAGACAAGGAATAA